From one Paramormyrops kingsleyae isolate MSU_618 chromosome 1, PKINGS_0.4, whole genome shotgun sequence genomic stretch:
- the ccnt2a gene encoding cyclin-T2a isoform X1 — MAACRGSSSRWFFTREQLETTPSRRCGVEPDRELSYRQQAANLIQDMGQRLNVSQLTINTAIVYMHRFYMYHSFTKFHRNIISPTTLFLAAKVEEQPRKLEHVIKVAHACLNPQEPPLDTKSNAYLQQAQELVILETIVLQTLGFEITIDHPHTDVVKCSQLVRASKDLAQTSYFMATNSLHLTTFCLQHKPTVIACVCIHLACKWSNWEIPVSTDGKHWWEYVDPSVTLELLDELTHEFLQILEKTPSRLKRIRNWRATQAAKKPKTDGQSADSSFLGPSLIQDHSLEDCLPGASNSAPFSKASASFPVAMPSNPGGRPLSLDGLAPMPGTYTFTAPNDWPADPGRADAYTLKPDSLALPPGAPLSLHASLQPPRPDKGPEFPPVKHEHKAGKHLAQLPYAAPMPPPQKMSLEKYREKHAAELVGQRRRQEQGSDTEARDTYAHPGLVDAHHRKHPPAHAHLQQLPGCSTASSPLKMKLPPPCADRHPPEKRDKASALKLRLPVPPGDKEELKMKIKVSSDESASRSKHSSPLVVGKEKHREHGVHRHHKHGHGHLHTHSGNGRGGPQGALRSPVGASAEATGPGPSRKRAHPDAASHNHHSKSSKSSKSAGSASRCSSVRQCVSADGSAVVNHPFPPPPPPVAYQVGYGHLSTLVKLNRSQVESLGSEGAGPGANGLQTDYKDTFDMLDSLLSAQGMNS; from the exons ATGGCGGCGTGCCGGGGGTCCTCTTCGAGGTGGTTCTTCACCCGGGAGCAACTGGAAACCACGCCGTCCCGCCGCTGCGGCGTTGAGCCGGACAGGGAGCTGTCCTACCGACAGCAAGCGGCAAACCTTATCCAAGACATGGGCCAGAGACTGAACGT CTCCCAGCTTACAATAAACACTGCGATTGTTTACATGCATAGGTTTTATATGTACCACTCTTTTACCAAGTTCCACAGAAAT ATAATCTCTCCAACCACCTTATTCCTGGCTGCGAAGGTTGAGGAACAGCCGCGGAAACTTGAGCATGTGATCAAAGTTGCGCACGCTTGTCTAAACCCCCAAGAGCCCCCGTTAGACACAAAAAGTAAC GCCTACCTCCAGCAAGCTCAAGAGCTGGTGATACTTGAAACCATAGTGCTGCAGACTTTAG GGTTTGAAATAACAATTGACCATCCACATACTGATGTTGTGAAGTGTTCCCAGCTTGTGCGAG CGAGCAAGGATTTGGCACAGACTTCCTATTTCATGGCTACCAACAG cctGCACCTCACCACCTTCTGCCTGCAGCACAAGCCCACAGTCATAGCCTGTGTGTGCATTCACTTGGCATGTAAGTGGTCCAACTGGGAGATCCCCGTCTCCACAGACGGGAAACACTGGTGGGAGTATGTGGACCCGTCAGTCACCTTGGAGCTGCTTGATG AGCTGACCCACGAGttcctgcagatcctggagaaGACGCCAAGCCGGTTGAAGCGTATCCGGAACTGGAGG GCCACCCAAGCCGCAAAGAAGCCCAAGACTGATGGCCAATCAGCAGACAGCTCATTTCTGGGACCCTCGTTGATCCAGGACCACTCCCTGGAGGACTGCCTCCCCGGAGCATCCAACAGTGCCCCCTTCTCCAAGGCTTCTGCATCATTCCCAGTTGCCATGCCCTCCAACCCTGGTGGTAGACCCCTTTCCTTGGATGGCCTGGCACCCATGCCAGGCACTTACACCTTCACGGCTCCCAATGACTGGCCAGCGGATCCAGGCCGGGCCGACGCGTATACCCTCAAACCAGATAGCCTGGCACTGCCACCAGGGGCGCCGCTCTCCCTGCATGCATCACTGCAACCGCCGCGGCCCGACAAGGGCCCCGAGTTCCCCCCTGTCAAGCACGAACACAAGGCTGGGAAGCACCTGGCGCAGCTGCCCTATGCCGCTCCCATGCCCCCGCCCCAGAAAATGTCCCTGGAAAAGTACCGGGAAAAACACGCCGCTGAGCTAGTGGGACAGCGGCGTCGACAGGAGCAGGGTTCAGACACGGAGGCTCGGGACACTTACGCCCACCCAGGACTGGTAGATGCCCATCACAGGAAACACCCCCCGGCCCACGCCCACCTCCAGCAGCTCCCAGGATGCAGTACAGCCTCCTCCCCTCTCAAAATGAAGTTGCCCCCACCTTGCGCAGACCGGCACCCACCCGAGAAGCGGGACAAGGCCAGCGCCCTGAAGCTGCGGCTACCCGTCCCCCCCGGTGACAAGGAGGAGCTCAAGATGAAGATCAAGGTCTCCTCGGACGAGAGTGCGAGTCGCAGCAAACATTCCAGCCCCTTGGTGGTGGGCAAGGAGAAGCATCGAGAGCACGGCGTCCACCGGCACCACAAGCATGGGCACGGGCACCTGCACACACATAGCGGCAACGGCCGGGGTGGCCCCCAGGGGGCGCTCCGGAGCCCGGTAGGTGCGAGCGCCGAGGCCACGGGTCCTGGCCCCTCCCGGAAGAGGGCCCACCCCGATGCTGCCTCCCACAACCACCACTCCAAATCGAGCAAAAGTTCTAAAAGTGCAGGTAGTGCCTCTCGTTGTTCCTCTGTTCGGCAGTGTGTGTCTGCTGACGGCTCTGCTGTTGTTAACCAcccattccccccccctcctccccctgtCGCATACCAGGTGGGCTACGGACATCTCAGCACCCTAGTGAAACTGAACAGGAGTCAGGTGGAGAGCCTCGGCTCTGAGGGCGCCGGCCCCGGGGCCAACGGCCTGCAAACGGACTACAAAGACACTTTCGATATGCTCGATTCGCTCTTAAGTGCCCAGGGCATGAACTCGTGA
- the ccnt2a gene encoding cyclin-T2a isoform X2 yields MAACRGSSSRWFFTREQLETTPSRRCGVEPDRELSYRQQAANLIQDMGQRLNVSQLTINTAIVYMHRFYMYHSFTKFHRNIISPTTLFLAAKVEEQPRKLEHVIKVAHACLNPQEPPLDTKSNAYLQQAQELVILETIVLQTLGFEITIDHPHTDVVKCSQLVRASKDLAQTSYFMATNSLHLTTFCLQHKPTVIACVCIHLACKWSNWEIPVSTDGKHWWEYVDPSVTLELLDELTHEFLQILEKTPSRLKRIRNWRATQAAKKPKTDGQSADSSFLGPSLIQDHSLEDCLPGASNSAPFSKASASFPVAMPSNPGGRPLSLDGLAPMPGTYTFTAPNDWPADPGRADAYTLKPDSLALPPGAPLSLHASLQPPRPDKGPEFPPVKHEHKAGKHLAQLPYAAPMPPPQKMSLEKYREKHAAELVGQRRRQEQGSDTEARDTYAHPGLVDAHHRKHPPAHAHLQQLPGCSTASSPLKMKLPPPCADRHPPEKRDKASALKLRLPVPPGDKEELKMKIKVSSDESASRSKHSSPLVVGKEKHREHGVHRHHKHGHGHLHTHSGNGRGGPQGALRSPVGASAEATGPGPSRKRAHPDAASHNHHSKSSKSSKSAGGLRTSQHPSETEQESGGEPRL; encoded by the exons ATGGCGGCGTGCCGGGGGTCCTCTTCGAGGTGGTTCTTCACCCGGGAGCAACTGGAAACCACGCCGTCCCGCCGCTGCGGCGTTGAGCCGGACAGGGAGCTGTCCTACCGACAGCAAGCGGCAAACCTTATCCAAGACATGGGCCAGAGACTGAACGT CTCCCAGCTTACAATAAACACTGCGATTGTTTACATGCATAGGTTTTATATGTACCACTCTTTTACCAAGTTCCACAGAAAT ATAATCTCTCCAACCACCTTATTCCTGGCTGCGAAGGTTGAGGAACAGCCGCGGAAACTTGAGCATGTGATCAAAGTTGCGCACGCTTGTCTAAACCCCCAAGAGCCCCCGTTAGACACAAAAAGTAAC GCCTACCTCCAGCAAGCTCAAGAGCTGGTGATACTTGAAACCATAGTGCTGCAGACTTTAG GGTTTGAAATAACAATTGACCATCCACATACTGATGTTGTGAAGTGTTCCCAGCTTGTGCGAG CGAGCAAGGATTTGGCACAGACTTCCTATTTCATGGCTACCAACAG cctGCACCTCACCACCTTCTGCCTGCAGCACAAGCCCACAGTCATAGCCTGTGTGTGCATTCACTTGGCATGTAAGTGGTCCAACTGGGAGATCCCCGTCTCCACAGACGGGAAACACTGGTGGGAGTATGTGGACCCGTCAGTCACCTTGGAGCTGCTTGATG AGCTGACCCACGAGttcctgcagatcctggagaaGACGCCAAGCCGGTTGAAGCGTATCCGGAACTGGAGG GCCACCCAAGCCGCAAAGAAGCCCAAGACTGATGGCCAATCAGCAGACAGCTCATTTCTGGGACCCTCGTTGATCCAGGACCACTCCCTGGAGGACTGCCTCCCCGGAGCATCCAACAGTGCCCCCTTCTCCAAGGCTTCTGCATCATTCCCAGTTGCCATGCCCTCCAACCCTGGTGGTAGACCCCTTTCCTTGGATGGCCTGGCACCCATGCCAGGCACTTACACCTTCACGGCTCCCAATGACTGGCCAGCGGATCCAGGCCGGGCCGACGCGTATACCCTCAAACCAGATAGCCTGGCACTGCCACCAGGGGCGCCGCTCTCCCTGCATGCATCACTGCAACCGCCGCGGCCCGACAAGGGCCCCGAGTTCCCCCCTGTCAAGCACGAACACAAGGCTGGGAAGCACCTGGCGCAGCTGCCCTATGCCGCTCCCATGCCCCCGCCCCAGAAAATGTCCCTGGAAAAGTACCGGGAAAAACACGCCGCTGAGCTAGTGGGACAGCGGCGTCGACAGGAGCAGGGTTCAGACACGGAGGCTCGGGACACTTACGCCCACCCAGGACTGGTAGATGCCCATCACAGGAAACACCCCCCGGCCCACGCCCACCTCCAGCAGCTCCCAGGATGCAGTACAGCCTCCTCCCCTCTCAAAATGAAGTTGCCCCCACCTTGCGCAGACCGGCACCCACCCGAGAAGCGGGACAAGGCCAGCGCCCTGAAGCTGCGGCTACCCGTCCCCCCCGGTGACAAGGAGGAGCTCAAGATGAAGATCAAGGTCTCCTCGGACGAGAGTGCGAGTCGCAGCAAACATTCCAGCCCCTTGGTGGTGGGCAAGGAGAAGCATCGAGAGCACGGCGTCCACCGGCACCACAAGCATGGGCACGGGCACCTGCACACACATAGCGGCAACGGCCGGGGTGGCCCCCAGGGGGCGCTCCGGAGCCCGGTAGGTGCGAGCGCCGAGGCCACGGGTCCTGGCCCCTCCCGGAAGAGGGCCCACCCCGATGCTGCCTCCCACAACCACCACTCCAAATCGAGCAAAAGTTCTAAAAGTGCAG GTGGGCTACGGACATCTCAGCACCCTAGTGAAACTGAACAGGAGTCAGGTGGAGAGCCTCGGCTCTGA